GGGCACCATATGTTCCAGTTAATTCTGATAGCTTAATAGGAGTGCAATCATCACATCAAAAACTTGATGAGCCATTGGGAAAGTACTGTATGGCTTTAAAGGAAGCTGTGGAGATCCATGAGAAAGCAAGGGAACAGGAACAAGCCAAGCAGGTTTCTTTGAAGCAGTCAGCAGAAATCAAGCGATTGAGTATGCTTTCCGAAGGAAATGCTCAGCCAATAACAAGTACTTTTGACAGATTGCATGTGACATCTGTAGACATGTTGAAATTTTTGGCTCGAGAGCAAATCAGACAAGGAAGTGGGGAAGGAGATATGAAGTCTCCTCCATCGGGAGGAGAGGAATCAGAAGCATCTGAGGCATACAAAACTGGAGATGTAGCTCTCAATGGACAGGTTTTCATGGATGAAGGCGAGAATTCAGTACAGCAAAATTCCTCAGGTGAGAATATtggctgtttgttttttttttacatatgcAGAGATGTAGCAAGGAGCAATGTGCTACCTATATAGTTAGATTATCTCATAGCCTTAAATTAAGGAGTACAGATTTGCAGAACATCTTGATTTTTATGAAAATAGTGGCAACAcggagtgcaaaaaaaaaaaaaaaagaaagaagattgCACCAAGGATCTTCAAAGTAGTTGCAGTTCCAATTTGTAGATGCAGAAGTCAAATCTACGGTACTTAATTGTTAGGCTTCcattactttttttgtttgagtTTCAATCATCCTTGTTTTAGAACAAAATTCTCCAGAGGGATCTGTTCACCACTGTCAAGTTTGCAAGAAGACGTTCTCCCGTTCCAGCTTACTTAAACAGCACTCAGTAATCCACATGGGGAACAAGCGCTTTAAATTCCGCTGTGAAGTGTGCAGCAAGATGTTTCGGACACGCAGCCACTTACGTGATCATACACGTATTCATACAGGTGTCTTTGTTTGTTCAATATTGTTTAACCTGACTAACCCATATATGAGCTTCAATATTAAATATTTCCTATATAGTACCGGCAATCTTTTTTTCTAACATACTAACAAGGAGTTACGTGTTGCAGAGAATGcaaaacctaaaaaaagaaacagagatGGTGAGTCAGATGCAGCTGGTACAGCTTTGAAAATCACAACAATAAAATTGCCCCTTCTGTCATTTCTTTAAGCAATAGAGGATTTTTTCCATGTTTCCGTAGTCTCATCTTAACATGAAGCAATCTTGTTTTTTAACATGTTATTGTCATTTGAACATTTTAGGTGAAAGGCCATTTAAGTGCCATATTTGTGAAAAAGCATTCAAGCAATCCAGTGATCTTAAGAAGCACATCAACCTTCACACTGGTGCAAATCAATTCAAGTGTGAGGAGTGCAACATGGAGTTTCGCAGAGCTGATGCACTTAGAAAGCACAAGTTGGGGCACAAGATGGGAAACATGCCTTGTGGGCACTGTGGAAAGAACTTCATGCACATCAGTGCATTGAGGCAGCACAGAGCTATGCACAATGGTAAGGGTAAAGATTTCTGTGGGTTGATAATTATTGGTAGATCCCTGAATTTTAGGGTGGAGGAGATGGGGCGGTGGGCAGTGTCCCAACCTAGCTGTGCAGAAAGTTCACATTGCAAGGTAACCAGTGAGAAAGGTGCCATGTTTTTTGTGGAAAAATGCAGCAGGTTTATGGTGAAGATTATTTGAAGGCCTTGAATTCCTTTCCTTCAATTTGTAAAAAAGTCAAGGAAGATAACAATCTCTTAAGTAGAAAGGAGGTTGCCATGGTGACTAAACCACTCCCTACCCTCAGGCACTTGTCAACACAACGCTGAAACTAGTGTATGCAACAGATGCTTACTGGAGACTTGGAAGGAGGCAAACACTGAGCAAACGAGAGCACATGACAAAGCTTTCTAGAGCTCCTCATATAAGCTAGGAATGAAAATCATCAATTTTGACTAGGTATTAATGTAAATTGCATTAGACCTAATCTAAAATATGATTCTTTCTTAACAGTGCAGCCAGTGAAAACAAACAGAACCTTTCACAGATGCAACTACTGCTTCAAAACATTTACAAAAGCTGAAAGTTATAAGCTTCACATGGAAGAGCACATCAGAGAGCAGAGCATTACACTGTTTGACTGCAAAATCTGCTCCTTGAAATTCTTTAGCAAAGCAGAATTCACAGATCACATGAACATCCACAATGGCAAGAGACCATACAAGTGTTTCATCTGTGAAAAGGAATTCTGCATTGCTGAGCATTTGCAGGATCATGTCAGGCTTCATACGGATGTGCCAGCGAGaatcagtaataataataataataattgtgaatGTTAGGGTCAAAAAGATTGCAAGATGCATAAGGCTTAGTAAGACAGCCAGTCATTCATGCATGAAAATTATTGCCTCTTTTAAACCCATTTAAAGGTTATAGTATTAGTACTTGACTTAAGTGTCCTTtgtaaaaagaaacaaaaagaaaagaacataaGAGACCAACCCATCCCATCCTTTTGCAAGAAAAGGTTGTTGCAGAAAGGTGAGAGCAAACTACATTCATGAACAACACTTAATGAAGGTAGAACATGAACATATGAACAAAACAATCTGTGTTTGAAATAATCTTGTGCAATGTTGTAGTGAAACTTTTAATTCTCAAAAAATGGTGTGATACTTTGTTCTGGCCTTTGGAATAAAACATCATTTAGGTaacttttaaccctttcactaccCCAAGTGCTACTGACATCTAGAATTTACTCTGCCTtatgccagacaattttactcatcaatggggagccccttgggagtgaaagggttaattaagTGTTAGTTGGTTGTGACACtctaattattttgtttttgttggatCATAAGCAATCATTTCACATCTGATAACTCACTATTTTGCATTTGAACTCTTCAACACTCTTACGTTGTCTTAGCTTCTTCAGAAGGTTGCAAACTATTACTTTTCATTTGTGAAAGAGTTTTGGTCGTAAAATCATGTTTGTCAATAGTGTTACCTCATCCTTTAACTCTTAACTACTGGGTATTGCACTTGCATAATCTTTTTTTCCTGATTTTACTTGTGAATTTGTGAAATTATTGAGACAAAAATCGAGAATATGAGCAATTTAACCCTCATCATCACATGACAGAAGGCACTGTATTTTACTCAAATTTATTTAAGGATTAGGCGTTGCCTTTTTGAAAAGTTATGATGAATAACGTCATGAAAAATTAACAGTAAATATTACTTTCTACAATGACTATTACAGTGCAATTAAGTTTACATTGATTAAGGTAAAAATTAATGACTCCTTTTTTCTTGGGTGGTGTGTGCTCTTGTGTAAATTACCATTGGTGAATCAAGTTCTTATATTTATGATAGacaaaatttttattattggtTTATATAGCAGTTAACAGCACTTCTCTTTTTGTgggcaaaaaaattgaaatggaGGAAACAGCCCAAGGGAAATGTCAGATCGATTTTTAAGCTCTTGAAAGAATGCAAAATAGTAGTAATCTTAATTATAGTCAAAGTGTAGAGGTAAAAAGGTTGTATGAACAACCATGCAAAGGAATTTTATCAATTTCTAACCTACAGTATATTATTGCTTTGTTATCATAGCTCATGTGTGAATAGTGAAAATTTTGTTAAGAGGGTTATGTAGGcaattattcttattccagcTGGAACCTTGAATCAGTTTTGTTAACGAGCTAGATGCAGGCATCTGAGGCTCATATCAGAGTAGCAAGTTTCTTTTTAAATGGTTATATATTTCACTTGAATTGTTAGAGGTCAAGAAGGGTTACTTgtcatatgaaaaaaaaaagaaaaagtaataaaatactctagcaataaataaaaatactcTAGCAAAGTATCttttttgtaaataaacaaatttatgaccataatttgtaaataacatgaCAACTGATCAGTTTAATCTTTGTAGCACAGAGTGTGGATAATTAAGTTTTTCCTCGTGGTTaaagtattttttcttttcattgataAAACGTTTTTTAAAATCTATAAGGTGTTGATGCAATTTGCTAGAGCTGGGAATTGAGGATAATACAAAGCCAAAGTCAAGATATGAAAATGATAACTTGGCTATGTAATGTTCAGTTTATTGTGTTATCACCAATGAAATTCCAACAATTTAAACTTgccttcctttttgtttttattggtAAACAAAGggcttgttttattttgtgacCATGCATGTACTAAGAGTGAGCTTTTCATGTAGGGAGACAGTAGGTTTCATGCAAAGGCCCACTTCTCATTTTATTTGTAACTATGTTTTAACCGTTCTCTGTCCATGTGCAAACCATACAAATTTGCACAAAAAAAGAATGTAATTATTCTGAAGTTTTGTATAATCGCCAGATATAAAGATGTGCCATATAGATTATGCCAACATGTGGTTTTGAATTTTATCATTACGTATTTTAACAGTCGGCCGGCCGACTTTTGCCAAACCATAAAATTATGCTTAATTTATTAGAATGAGGACAGTAATTTACGATAAAAAGTCATTGATTTCAAAGATCAGTAGAATGCCAAACTTGGAGCATGACTCTCTTGTATTACAGTTACTATTTTAACAATATTGTGAATGAATAAAAAACTACATGTTTCATCTCAAACAATACTTCTTATTTAGCACCTATTTGTCTGTTATGTAAATTGGATTGAATCTACAGTGTTGACAGGCCATAGGTTACTGACAAATATCACCAATGATGTTAAGATATCAtcccaaattttcttttaaagttttgaaacGGTGATAATTATATGGCTGACTTGTAATTTAAATATAGATAACTGGTCTAAATGAATGTAAGACTAATGGAATATTTCAACAATGCATTGATTTAAGGTGCAGGAAATGTGAGAGTATGTAGAGATAGTAATGGAGAAGAAGAATAAAAGAATAATTGGTGGCAACTTTGCATCACTGTACATTTTACTAGGAGCTGTTTGGGTACGttgaaatatggcaaagattcaTGGAAAAGAAATCTTTTTCAGGggcaaagaaaaataattcttcaCTGAGACTGGTATTCAGTCAGTAAATACATTACAGAAACATTGTTTACATTTAGAAGCCATGTTTtaaaattcatttctttttttccaagaggTTTGACATGTTCATTGTAGCTAGCAACACAACACGCTTCAATGCAAAACTTTTCATATTTgcacgtttttttcttttttcttttaaatatgcTTACACATACCATTGTGACTGGAAATAACAAGGTCCAGAAATAAGTCTATATTTTCTGTTGAGGATAATTTTATACAAATACTAAAATAAAGTGAAgataaattttttcaaataGTACAATAAACTTATCTTTACCCCAATAGCAACAATAGttgaaagtaatatttttttttttactgttacaACAAAATTAAAGTTGCAATATTATATACTGCAATCATGCTTGCAATTACAGCCTGGTAAAATGATATTACGAAACAAAGTTTCACCAGAATTAACAGTTTTCCATTCTTCATCCAGTGTCCATTTCTTTACTATGTCAATGTGATGAGAACAATTTGATTCCTGGTGGAGTTAAGAATATGGAAGGCATCCAAATTACCATGTCATTTTGTTTGAATAGACAAGGTTAAGTCTGTTTTGCTGCCATAAATTTTGCTGTTGGTGCTAATGCTTCTAACATGGCTAAAGTCATAGCATGTAGATCATACTCATGAGCCCATCCCCAGTCTTTCCGAGCATTGCTGTCCTCCAGGACTTGGGGCCAACTGTCAGCTGCAAAACAACAAGATATCAGACCAACTTGAAATAACATTAGTTTCCAGCCTTGCAtagaataaaatatatataagtGGTCAAGATATTAAAGGGGTTCTGCGGAGGTATAGGTAGGTATATCATTGTAAGTAAAAAAATCACTTTTCTGGAAATTAAAAAACTCTTTGAGGTGTTAAGTGATGCACATGCTAAGTCTACGAACAACGTTTAGTGTTGCTAACGATTATGCACAGTTTTCACCTCTTTCATTTCTTCCTTTTTCGATGTCTGTGTCTAAATTAATATCAAACTCATCGCCAAtggatgagcttgggaactggtgcctcATACGTTGGCAGGGGGCCTGAGTACTTCAGGCCACTATGGGGAGGTAAAGTGCTTGAGGAGAGGCGGTACCCACACACCAAGGGAGGGGCCATAGGAAAGTATCCCCAAGCACTACAGGATGACAAAAAGAAGTGTGATGACATACAGGTACCCAAGCAGAAAGGGCACAGAGGCCTCACCGCACTTGAGAACCTATTAATCAAGTGGATCACTTGAGGACAAAAGTTATCATGTTGAgttctagatttcaaatttttcttgccTCAACAGGTGTTTCTAATGCATTCTAAGCCAACCATGTGAGATGAAGTGATAGTGGCAGGCTGCCACTACTGCCACTCAAGGCACAATGGTAGCTGACTCCAAATGCCTTCACTTAAATGAGCTTAAATAAGCCAAAGCTACAGAAGGCTTGCCAACgtacaataaatattattgattaGCATTGCTGGACCACCACCCCGAGGCCTGAAATAGGTGGTTAGGGACTCCACTATGGGCAGCCACTCTTGCCGTGCCTATACAATAGCTATGGCTTGAGAAATTCCCTGGAAGGCCTGCCACAGACAATATGTCTCACCCAGTCCGTTTGAAGTGTGCAAGACAGCAGGCAACCATCTCGAGGCATAAACAAGGCGCCTGGGGCATTGCCCTGCCACACAAGATACACCATCATGGCTTGCACTGCACACAGAGGATAAACATCCACAACCATCAGCTTGAATCTGCAAAAATTCACATGCTATTTGATCCACGATGATCAGCTGGAATCTGCAAGGATTCGGTTAAAACAGGAGCAAATTGATCCGCAATGATCAGTTTGAATCTGCAATGATTCACTCACACACAGTGAAAGTGCCATGTCAGCAAAGGGGAGGCACCAAGCCCTTGTGACCACCCTGCATCATGTCACATGTGCTTCAGGGGTAATCCACTGACCCAAGTGAGACACAAACCCACATCTAGCATCGGCTCAATCCTAACTGtgcctaaattgcatttagccacataaATTATAACAAAATGTTGACAACTTGTGTTACCTACCAATAGCTTGTCTTTCATCCGGCTCATATTCCATCTCTAATCTTGGAATGAAGTTGCATAACGCAGCAGCTAGCTCTTCTGGTGTGAAGCTGAAAGCACTGATATTATACGTTCTCAAGCTAAGACAGTCAGCAGGTGCCTCTAACAACTCAACTGTTGCTCGCAGACAATCTGGGAGGTATATCATTGGCATCCGTGTATCCTTTCGCAAATAACACTTGTATTTCCCTGTCCTTAGAGCTTCATGGAATATATGAACTGCATAGTCTGTTGTGCCTCCTCCTGGGGCTGTATCTGCTGAGATTACCCCAGGGAATCTTGCAGAACGGAAATCCAAACCAAATTTGTGATGGTAATACTAAAAACCAAAATTATAGTTTGGTCATGAAATGCTCAGACATTTGCTGCTCCTTACCCTTTCATAAGTAAGTGATCATCAGGAACAGTAACTTTGGAACAGATGTCCTAAAGCAATGGATAGCATAAAGCATTGCATTTTTAGGCAAATATTGAGATACTTTGGGTCTTTCCTCAATACAGTTTTCAGGAAATTTGCTACAGGTATTCAAAGCCTACTTGTGGTTAGGGTTAGCTTTTCATAAAATCTCTGTTGCAATCCCAATTGACAATGCACCAAGAGAGGTCTCAGTGGAAACCCTTCCCCCATCCCCTAGCGAAGAAAAAGTGTTTCTAAAAATCAGATGCTCCCATTATGTAAAGTAAGAGCACACTTTAGGTTGTATTTACCTCCCCAAGGAGTTCCATGTGCACCTTTGCCACACCATAGATTGTTTTAGGCCTCTGAATTGTGAGATCTGGTGTTGGATTTGATGGTGTCTCAGGACCAAACGCTCCAATGGTACTTGGGCAAAACAGTCGCAAATTATTCCTGCGACAGAGTTCAAGGATATTATGGACACCTTCAACATTCACTTGTAAGGCTTGTGACACATTCTGCTCTCCCACTGCACTTAAAATAGCACTGAAATGGACCAACCAATCAATGCGCTCATTGACAACAATGGATTGAAGGTTTTTGAAATCCAAGATGTCAGCATACAAATAAGGCCCTAATtttatgaaacaaattaaaaaaaaattaaattcaggtaagtaataatattattacaacaaGGAAATAACCTAAGTATGGTGGCCAAGAACTACCAGTGAAAAATTCAAATGTttttgtacaataataattatatttgcaTTATTTGTACAACAATGATAATATTGTAAATATAAGTGAGAAATACATAACCAATATGAAAGACatcaaagagaaaatgaaatgaaaatttaaattacATAGAAATGTAAAAGTAAAACCACATTGAATCTCAAGATAAAGCTAAGATTGAAGTACAGccaaaagtgaaagaaaaattctgtATCAAATGAATCTTGAAAAGTAAGTTAAAGTGAATTTCACCATGGCCGAGTGCTGCTACTACCATCATGAAAATGCAGCCCGGAACttaaaaagcaaaattcaatgaaaatgaattttgCCATGGCTGAGGGCAGCCTTTACCATCATGCTACACTCACTTCAATATTTTAGCATAAAGCACAAGGAGAGAGTTTCAAATCAAGTAGCGACAAAAAAATCTGTGAAAGGAAAAAGGCCTTCAGGAGAATCCATAGACACCAAAGaccaaataataattttgtccAGAGGATGAGTTTGGAAGTAACAGGAAACCAACAAATACTTTGGAGCTCACATTCTACACAGATAAAGATCTGGTTTGTGACATTCTAGCTGGCCAACGTGGGCTGTCTTGTGTCTCGTTTCATATTATGTTATGCCTTGACAGAACCACATTTGTTTGGCTTAATGTCATCACTCTTTTCGGGAAGATTTACCCGAAACTTTGGGTAAAACCACTGCTCTCGTCGAATTCGAAAGGGAAAAATTCCCTCGGCCCGATCCTAGTGTACTTTTCTGGGTTTCCCATCACTTACGAACTCATCCTCTGCACAATTATTTCGTCATTGGCGTCTATGGATTCTCCTCCAGACCTTTTTCCATTCACAGATCTTTTTACTCGCTGCTTGATCTGGAGCTCTCTCCATTCCGCCATGTTGCATGGTATCATGTGCTTAACTATTGAAGCACGCGTAGCATGATGGTACTGGTAGCCCTCGGCCATGTGGCGAAATTAATTCATGTTCATTTACTTTTCATGTCtcgtttgaaattcattttttatttcactttcgACTGCATTTCCTTGATAGCAGTGGCAGCACTCAAACATAGCGAAATTCATTTTGACCGGCTTTTCAAGTTTCGTAtgatattaaatttttctttcacttctGGCAGTACTTCGATCTTAGTTTTATCTTGACGTTCAATTCCATTCTACGTacttgaaatttcatttcttttctctttgatttttcatatcagttttttttattattttatttttcagttctACTTATAATTATTGCACAAAAATATTCGAATTTTTCATTGGCAGTTCTCGGCCACCATACTTAACTCGATAACAGTTATCACCATAATGATAAAAAACTCTTACCACTTTGTAAAACGTCCCATGACGCTTTTGCGATGTCTGACATGATGACGTTGTCCCTTCCATATCGATCTCTAAATAGCAGGAAAATAATGTTCAGACGTAAAACTATAAACTatatcattgtcatcattaatTGGTCAAATTTATGATTACGTAACATATGTAAATGATGGTAAACGCAAAACAAAGAATTGATGTCCCTGGATGTCAAGGTTTTCATCGACATAAAAAAGTACTATGAAGACTTTAATAATTTCTGGTGAGCCATCGACTCCCTGTTCGGCGAGTAGTGGAACCTGTCGGTTCGGTTGTCCTCTCTTCGAATCGATGGACTCTTTAATTATGCTCTAATTTCGTTATCATTTGTGCTTAATTTAGTCGCCCTTGACTAATAAACGCAATACTTTTAGTTTCAAAATGACTGTATATGATCACTGAACAAGATGGTTTTGTTCACCACCGCTGTATCTATTGTTTATACCTCTGACCTCCTGGGTTAAAAACCAGCGTTCAAATGATGCTAAATATTACATTTTGAGTTATTATCGATAGAACGTCGACAACAGAACTTGTCGTTAGAAAATTGTGATCGTGTAGTTTTGCTGACGGACACGTCAGATAGCTATGCATGATGGCATTTCAAGAATATTCGTTTCTGTTACCTTAAAATTTTAGCAAGTCCGCGTCCTAGCTGTCCTAAACTTCCTGTAGATAGAAATATAATTCGTGAATAccaagttgttgttttggtttgttgACTATGTTAGATGCGTTTATAGCATATATTTACAGAACAATGGGGAACAGACGTGTGGCTTCAATACACAAACAATTTCGAAGCGACCCTCAAGGATTTCATGATTGAATGTGCCACCCTATATTTCATATAGGTGCCAAGAAATTAAGACATTATTCGACGCTTAACAACTTCAGATGAACACGAGTGggtgaaaaagcaaaaagggTGATAATAAGGAAGGAAGTTGTTGGAGCGACGATAGtctaaaagagtaattcaaaaagcaaaattcaCCTGTGATCAAAATTCGCGGTGATTCTTTCTTGATAGTTGTGTAAATTGACCGAATACCAGAGACATTTTCTAGGGCACAGATAAAAGTTTTTGGCTTTACGGTTCTAGAAAACATTTTAGTTGACGCTCACGACTAAGAGCACATGCGAACGCAATATACACACGAGCGCCTTCACGTGAATGAACTCAGAAATTTACATAAAGGATGTCCTGAGTGAGGGAGTGTTGGGGGCGCGGACAATGCAAGGACCAATTATATGTTAGAATGACGTATTAGAttaaataactaataataaccgcaggttagaaagtgcgggcctgaatgcacttgaagagcttttaagatgttgagaatgcacagagaagatagtaaaaccagcatatgtattttgaaattggacaACCAGGTGACCAAActggatcaagacgccaaagaatcattttgccttttacgctttgaggtAAATGGGACATCTGTGGCAGAATAAAGGGCAGAAGActtagaaaacttcgccatgttttccttACACAGAGTGTtctatacttcagctccgtgatTGTGAATCGAatcttcaaaaagtgaaagtggtttccagagagTTTAACCACCAACAACACTAATCAGTATTCAATATAATATAACTAAACTAactaaaaataacccgcagcaaacccagttacgctcgaagttctcgtaacTCGCCTCAACAACGTCGGCACGTTCGAAGTCCTCGAAGCTCGCCttaacaacgtcagcaaaacacgtccttcgatccatgtgacgGAAGCTTCGATCCCACGTGACAAACTggtataattgacacatttttcgcattctgatcgttcttagttgtagaacaatttccggtttcagcgtccctgttataaacgTGGCGCGCACGCGTAATCcgcaatccgctgatcactgtcaagattagggttgcgggcctctcttggacccacaataattattaatttgaaaGATCGTCAGTTTTGCGATGAATTGGTCTCCTCGGGAAGAAAAGGAGCGTTGCGCGACATTCCGAAAgatggctgcgaaggagactagcgaTGAGTCGAAGGAGGACTAATGTAATAAAGGAGTAGAATGTAAATTGGGTTCGAACCTGacgtaaaaaaaattgatccatttctgaaaaaagagaatgaagGAATTCGTTTGGATGTAACAATAGATGCTGAATGCAAATCCAAATTCGTGATGAACATGCCTCGGTGACGTTTACAGTTTTTTTCACACTATCCTAGTCACTTTGTTCTCGTTATATTTGTATACAGCACTTCTTGGGGGTGAAATTGACCTATAGGAAGAGAACCTACATCTGTGGCTTATCATTTAAAAACCTTTCGAGGCGAACCATTAAAAAAGTCCAAGAGCACCATTTAAAGAGATTGATTCTGCTTTCGGGTAACTTCTTGGTGCCTGACAATGGTCTGGTCGACCGAGTCATGTAGGCCAAGATTAGATGAATAAAACAGGAACAGAATATTTTGGGGCGCATTTAAAGACGCCTGGTAAACCAAAGCATTTTATTATACGTACAAGGCAGAAGGCCGCACAGGAGCTTAAATCGGGGCTCTTTTTGTTCGTATTTTTCCGTGTCCTTAAAGTTCATTTCAACCTTATTTGCAGAGCCGCTTATTTTTTTGTAATCTGGAAAATAACTAACTATTTTTGTCATCGAATGAGGGTAACATAGGTCGCGCTAGTTAAGTTAACACACCTTTCTTCACTATAAAAGACAGAACTTCAATAACTGCTTTGAACTTTGAGGTGAGTGTTTTGCAAGAGAGCATGCAAAATTGCAAACTGCACAGCATACACCTGATATCGAGACGCACTTGCACCTAAcaaatggaagaaataactggaataCTTTCAGTTCTACAAATATAGAAATTAATATATGTTATGGATAGCGCGTAGTGGATGAAGGGGCTTAGCCCGGTCTCGCCTTCCTAGTTGTGACGACAGGTCTTTGACGCTCGGCTCTACCAAAAAGagatcaccgggccgaaatctcggagAACATCGTCAGGTATGACGTTCTGGCACCGTGTCCGGAGGTACTGTTCTTAGTTTCTTCTCTTTATGGTAATTTGGTGCGTTCGGTATTTTCTCATGCGCAAGTGTCTTAGAAGTGTCTTAGAACTAAAGTTGTTACCACGTGTCAATTCAACAAAGGATAGATCTTAATTTCGATGACTTCCATGCATTTTATACCTTTTATACAAAAAGCTAGGGAACGATTAGCTGACATCAAGTTGACATCATCCCTTAAATTGATAGACAAATCGTGAACTGCTAAAAACTAAGAGGCACGTGTCATGGCTAAGGACTTCATAGTATTTAGCAACAAAGATGTGCCCTTGATTGTCCAATTGTTTTGGGGACTCTCTACTCTGTCAAAGATGCTAATCATGCTTAAGTGTTAATGATCACTTGGCCGGCATGTTAAAACGCGGAAGAAAATTAAGTAGCCAGTACGATTACGTACGACTACAATTGATTGGGGATATTCAAGTGTGAAAATTTGATAcccaaacaagttgataagggttaaatctccaccgtaaaaagataacgaagttGACGGTTTGAGCGTTGGCCATctgatggagcctccatctcccatacTAGCCCTTGGAGTGAatcctttcccgagtagatttatagaTCGAGCGGTTCCCTGACGAGATTTTacgcgctgatagaggaaagagtcAATGAAAgtagagaaatgacagtagtATTATTGTCTCAC
The Acropora muricata isolate sample 2 chromosome 3, ASM3666990v1, whole genome shotgun sequence genome window above contains:
- the LOC136911568 gene encoding L-threonine 3-dehydrogenase, mitochondrial-like, whose product is MFSRTVKPKTFICALENVSGIRSIYTTIKKESPRILITGSLGQLGRGLAKILRDRYGRDNVIMSDIAKASWDVLQSGPYLYADILDFKNLQSIVVNERIDWLVHFSAILSAVGEQNVSQALQVNVEGVHNILELCRRNNLRLFCPSTIGAFGPETPSNPTPDLTIQRPKTIYGVAKVHMELLGEYYHHKFGLDFRSARFPGVISADTAPGGGTTDYAVHIFHEALRTGKYKCYLRKDTRMPMIYLPDCLRATVELLEAPADCLSLRTYNISAFSFTPEELAAALCNFIPRLEMEYEPDERQAIADSWPQVLEDSNARKDWGWAHEYDLHAMTLAMLEALAPTAKFMAAKQT